A window of the Natronomonas salina genome harbors these coding sequences:
- the nadC gene encoding carboxylating nicotinate-nucleotide diphosphorylase produces MPIERSQVERWLREDLGHHDVTNDVPGETTGRLVAKEGGVVAGLEAAEAVFDYLGVAVDERLDDGERVAAGDTVLRVSGGAREVLRGERVAVNIAGHASGIATKTRAAVDEARQVSDDVRIAATRKTTPGLRGVEKRAVVAGGGDTHRLDLSHMVMVKDNHIEELGLEAAVARFRERVSFATKIEVEVEEPGDALRAAEAGADVVLLDNMPPDETERAVETLPEGVLAEASGGITVDEVREYAAAGVDVVSMGSLTHSAPSLDLSFRTE; encoded by the coding sequence ATGCCGATTGAGCGCTCGCAGGTCGAACGCTGGCTCCGGGAGGACCTCGGCCACCACGACGTCACGAACGACGTTCCCGGGGAGACGACTGGCCGGCTGGTCGCCAAAGAGGGTGGCGTCGTCGCCGGGCTGGAGGCCGCCGAGGCGGTGTTCGACTATCTCGGGGTCGCCGTCGACGAACGCCTCGACGACGGCGAACGGGTCGCCGCCGGGGATACAGTTCTGCGCGTCTCGGGAGGGGCCCGCGAGGTGCTCCGCGGCGAGCGGGTCGCCGTCAATATCGCGGGGCACGCCTCCGGGATCGCGACGAAGACCCGGGCGGCTGTTGACGAAGCAAGGCAGGTCTCCGACGACGTCCGCATCGCGGCCACGCGGAAGACCACGCCCGGACTCCGTGGCGTCGAGAAGCGGGCCGTCGTGGCCGGCGGCGGCGACACCCACCGGCTCGACCTCTCGCACATGGTGATGGTCAAGGACAACCACATCGAAGAACTCGGACTGGAGGCCGCCGTCGCCCGGTTCCGCGAACGCGTCTCTTTCGCGACGAAGATCGAGGTCGAGGTCGAGGAACCCGGCGACGCGCTCCGGGCGGCCGAGGCGGGCGCCGACGTCGTCCTGCTGGACAACATGCCACCCGACGAGACGGAGCGGGCCGTCGAGACCCTCCCCGAAGGCGTGCTCGCGGAGGCCAGCGGCGGCATCACCGTCGACGAGGTCCGCGAGTACGCCGCCGCCGGCGTCGACGTCGTCTCGATGGGGAGTCTGACCCACAGCGCGCCGTCGCTCGATCTGTCGTTCCGGACCGAGTAG
- a CDS encoding PspA/IM30 family protein, which translates to MGILSRASYVIRSKINAVLNRAENPHETLDYSYEQLRDQLQDVKKGIADLTTQKKRLEIQKRRLEENVEKHNDQAREAVKQDREDLARRALEKKKQKMSQIEELEEQIASLQNTQDNLVEKKNKLQSRIEQFRTEKETMKARYEAAEASTRVSEAMTGAGDEMENVGRSIERAREQTEDMEARSAAMDELEESGAFEDVLSDEDDIDRELEEMRRGGEVEAELETLKSETGADAGESASADADTEADVEVEEPSADPEIEAELEDIKSEESKDEE; encoded by the coding sequence ATGGGTATCCTCTCGCGGGCGTCCTACGTCATCCGCTCGAAGATCAACGCCGTCCTGAACCGGGCGGAGAACCCCCACGAGACGCTCGACTACTCGTACGAACAGCTCCGCGACCAGCTGCAGGACGTCAAGAAGGGCATCGCCGATCTGACGACCCAGAAGAAGCGCCTGGAGATCCAGAAGCGCCGCCTCGAGGAGAACGTCGAGAAGCACAACGACCAGGCCCGCGAGGCCGTCAAGCAGGACCGCGAGGACCTCGCGCGGCGGGCCCTCGAGAAGAAGAAGCAGAAGATGAGCCAGATCGAGGAGCTGGAAGAGCAGATCGCCAGCCTCCAGAACACCCAGGACAACCTCGTCGAGAAGAAGAACAAGCTGCAGAGCCGCATCGAGCAGTTCCGCACGGAGAAGGAGACGATGAAGGCCCGCTACGAGGCCGCCGAGGCCAGCACGCGCGTAAGCGAGGCGATGACGGGCGCCGGCGACGAGATGGAGAACGTCGGTCGGTCCATCGAGCGCGCCCGGGAGCAGACCGAGGACATGGAGGCCCGGTCGGCCGCCATGGACGAACTCGAGGAGTCGGGCGCCTTCGAGGACGTCCTCTCCGACGAGGACGACATCGACCGCGAGCTCGAGGAGATGCGCCGCGGCGGCGAGGTCGAGGCGGAACTCGAGACGCTGAAGTCCGAGACGGGCGCCGACGCCGGCGAGAGCGCGAGCGCGGACGCCGACACCGAGGCCGACGTCGAGGTCGAAGAGCCCTCCGCTGACCCCGAGATCGAGGCCGAACTCGAGGACATCAAGTCCGAGGAAAGCAAAGACGAGGAGTAG
- a CDS encoding acyl-CoA thioesterase, producing MSGATYELVVGSLDLGERHVDDNVFPQYVTEARERFLEERLGAALEGYGWPVVHMELDFHAELFGGDRVDATVEVTDLGTTSFTTEVGLSRDGEPVATARTVQVTQDLESGESIPVPDAWRAELEA from the coding sequence ATGAGCGGGGCCACCTACGAGCTCGTCGTCGGCTCGCTGGACCTGGGGGAGCGCCACGTCGACGACAACGTGTTCCCGCAGTACGTCACCGAGGCTCGCGAGCGGTTCCTCGAGGAGCGCCTCGGAGCCGCCCTCGAGGGCTACGGCTGGCCGGTCGTCCACATGGAACTGGATTTCCACGCCGAACTGTTCGGGGGTGACCGCGTCGACGCGACCGTCGAGGTGACGGACCTCGGGACGACGAGCTTCACGACCGAGGTCGGACTGTCCCGCGACGGCGAGCCGGTCGCGACCGCGCGGACGGTCCAGGTGACCCAGGACCTCGAGTCCGGGGAGTCGATTCCCGTCCCCGATGCGTGGCGGGCCGAACTCGAAGCTTAG
- the thrS gene encoding threonine--tRNA ligase: MSDIVVTLPDGSELEVESGSTVRDVAYEIGPGLGDDTVAGVVDGELVDRAEPLAEDCRVVIVTDQSDEYLQVLRHTAAHVFAQALQRLHPEAKLAIGPPTDEGFYYDVTGVELDAEDLEEIEAEMYDIIEADYDLERVERSREEAFEIYEDNPYKRDVLENEAADEDPVSFYVQDGWQDLCQGPHVESTGEIGAVELLNIAAAYWRGDEDNETLTRVYGTAFESESDLERFLDRREEAKERDHRKLGQELDLFSIPDVTGPGLPLYHPNGKAVLRELEGFVDDLNEAQGYDFVETPHLFRTELWKQSGHYENYVDDMFLLDVNDEEYGLKPMNCPGHATIFNQGSWSYRDLPVRYAENGKVYRKEQRGELSGLSRVWAFTIDDGHLFVEPDSIEREVNVVMEQINEVLETFDLDYEVALATRPEKSVGSDEIWEQAESQLRDVLEDSNMDYDVEPGDGAFYGPKIDFAFEDALGRNWDGPTVQLDFNMPERFDLTYTGEDNEEHRPVMIHRALYGSYERFFMVLVEHFDGNFPTWLAPEQVRILPVSDDNIGYAKQVANRYLSEFRVEVEERSWTVGKKIQTAHDDRVPYMLVVGDDEAEAGTVSVRDRFEEEAKDVDVEAFREHLRDEVDEKRVEPDFVG, from the coding sequence ATGAGCGATATCGTCGTCACGTTGCCGGACGGCTCCGAGCTCGAGGTCGAGTCGGGGTCGACGGTCCGGGACGTGGCCTACGAGATCGGACCGGGCCTCGGCGACGACACGGTCGCCGGCGTGGTCGACGGCGAGCTCGTCGACAGGGCCGAACCGCTGGCGGAGGACTGCCGGGTCGTCATCGTCACCGACCAGTCCGACGAGTACCTGCAGGTGCTGCGGCACACCGCCGCCCACGTCTTCGCGCAGGCGCTCCAGCGCCTCCACCCGGAGGCGAAGCTGGCCATCGGCCCGCCGACCGACGAGGGCTTCTACTACGACGTGACGGGCGTCGAACTGGACGCCGAGGACCTCGAGGAGATCGAGGCGGAGATGTACGACATCATCGAGGCCGACTACGACCTCGAGCGCGTCGAGCGCTCCCGCGAGGAGGCCTTCGAGATCTACGAGGACAACCCCTACAAGCGGGACGTCCTCGAGAACGAGGCCGCCGACGAGGACCCCGTCTCCTTCTACGTCCAGGACGGCTGGCAGGACCTCTGTCAGGGCCCCCACGTCGAGTCGACCGGCGAGATCGGCGCCGTCGAGCTCCTCAACATCGCCGCCGCCTACTGGCGCGGCGACGAGGACAACGAGACGCTGACCCGCGTCTACGGCACCGCCTTCGAGAGCGAGTCCGACCTCGAGCGCTTCCTCGACCGACGCGAGGAGGCCAAGGAGCGCGACCACCGCAAGCTCGGTCAGGAGCTCGACCTGTTCTCCATCCCCGACGTCACGGGGCCGGGCCTCCCGCTGTACCACCCCAACGGGAAGGCCGTCCTCCGGGAGCTGGAGGGGTTCGTCGACGACCTCAACGAGGCGCAGGGCTACGACTTCGTCGAGACGCCGCACCTCTTCCGGACGGAGCTGTGGAAGCAGTCCGGCCACTACGAGAACTACGTCGACGACATGTTCCTGCTGGACGTCAACGACGAGGAGTACGGCCTCAAGCCGATGAACTGCCCGGGCCACGCCACCATCTTCAACCAGGGTAGCTGGTCGTACCGCGACCTGCCGGTCCGCTACGCCGAGAACGGCAAGGTCTACCGCAAGGAGCAGCGCGGCGAGCTCTCTGGGCTCTCCCGCGTGTGGGCGTTCACCATCGACGACGGCCACCTGTTCGTCGAGCCGGACTCCATCGAGCGGGAGGTCAACGTCGTCATGGAGCAGATCAACGAGGTCCTGGAGACCTTCGACCTCGACTACGAGGTGGCGCTGGCGACCCGCCCCGAGAAGTCCGTCGGCTCCGACGAGATCTGGGAGCAGGCCGAGTCCCAGCTCCGCGACGTCCTCGAAGACAGCAACATGGACTACGACGTCGAGCCGGGCGACGGCGCCTTCTACGGGCCGAAGATCGACTTCGCCTTCGAGGACGCCCTCGGGCGCAACTGGGACGGCCCGACCGTCCAGCTGGACTTCAACATGCCCGAGCGGTTCGACCTCACCTACACCGGCGAGGACAACGAGGAACATCGCCCGGTGATGATCCACCGCGCGCTGTACGGCAGCTACGAGCGGTTCTTCATGGTGCTCGTCGAGCACTTCGACGGCAACTTCCCGACGTGGCTGGCCCCCGAGCAGGTCCGCATCCTCCCGGTCTCCGACGACAACATCGGCTACGCCAAGCAGGTCGCCAACCGCTACCTCTCGGAGTTCCGCGTCGAGGTCGAGGAGCGCTCCTGGACGGTCGGCAAGAAGATCCAGACCGCCCACGACGACCGCGTCCCCTACATGCTCGTCGTCGGCGACGACGAGGCCGAGGCGGGAACCGTCTCGGTCCGCGACCGCTTCGAGGAGGAGGCGAAGGACGTCGACGTCGAGGCGTTCCGCGAGCACCTCCGCGACGAGGTCGACGAGAAGCGCGTCGAGCCGGACTTCGTCGGATGA
- a CDS encoding ABC transporter permease — MALPAIVRKDIRDSIRSRSFIATTLLFVLVAGFWAAIQHIPAMYSDSEVPTSTLALLNSMGQPMAFFVPMLGLGISYGSIARERDSGSIKLALSLPNSRRDVVLGKFIGRCAVLSVAILSGYSVVAVIALVTYESFAVVEFALYTVLTVFYGAVYVAIGIGFSSAMRSQATALGGAAGLYVLFLLGWDVIAAILQTITVGYVPPDSGVPPWLIVVYALNPTAAVGYATRAIIPTFDEIMSYPVSASFAPPKWAGFAILAAWLVLSLGYGYRRFQSADIM, encoded by the coding sequence ATGGCCCTCCCAGCGATCGTCAGGAAAGACATCCGCGATTCCATCCGGTCGAGATCGTTCATCGCTACCACGCTGTTGTTCGTCCTCGTCGCCGGGTTCTGGGCGGCGATTCAGCACATTCCAGCGATGTATTCAGATAGCGAAGTCCCGACTAGCACGCTGGCACTGCTCAATAGCATGGGCCAGCCGATGGCCTTCTTCGTCCCCATGCTGGGGTTGGGCATCTCCTACGGTTCCATCGCCCGTGAGCGCGATAGCGGGAGCATCAAGCTCGCGCTCAGCCTGCCGAACTCGCGACGTGACGTCGTTCTCGGGAAGTTCATCGGTCGGTGTGCCGTTCTATCTGTCGCCATCCTCAGCGGCTATTCGGTCGTTGCCGTCATCGCACTGGTAACCTACGAGTCCTTCGCGGTCGTCGAATTCGCCCTTTACACCGTGCTGACGGTCTTCTACGGTGCGGTCTACGTCGCGATCGGCATCGGGTTCTCGTCGGCGATGCGGTCTCAGGCAACGGCGCTCGGGGGTGCGGCGGGCCTCTACGTCCTCTTTCTGCTGGGGTGGGATGTCATCGCGGCGATTCTGCAGACGATCACCGTCGGATACGTTCCCCCGGATTCCGGCGTTCCGCCCTGGTTGATCGTCGTCTACGCACTCAACCCGACGGCGGCAGTCGGCTACGCAACGCGGGCGATAATCCCCACGTTCGACGAGATCATGTCGTATCCGGTATCGGCCTCGTTCGCTCCCCCGAAGTGGGCCGGGTTCGCCATATTGGCTGCCTGGCTCGTTCTCTCACTCGGGTACGGCTATCGTCGGTTCCAGTCGGCAGATATTATGTAA
- a CDS encoding PAS domain-containing sensor histidine kinase: MGAPGSTQDVTRDDVREFFSRREDPSTPFFTEEVAEALECPPRTARRRLEELAERGEIQTKRRDDSTAIWWTSRDALAGDHQPDEEQFRAFVSAVKDYAIFMLDPDGTVVTWNEGAERIKGYSAPEIVGEHFSTFYTEADRAESVPETNLEIAAEEGRVEDEGWRVRADGSQFWANVTITAIRDDDGELRGFTKVTRDMTERREYEQRLEAQTERLERQRDDLEVELDDIFERIDDAFFALDEEFQFEYVNEQFESYFGRSADELLGRRPWEVLDVDESNPLFEEFRTAMATQEPTSFERYSEPLGIWAMVRVYPSETGLSVYFRDITERKQRQQELDRTRELLEKAERIADVGGWEIDPATEEVFWTEHLFEILELPYDAEPSLDEALDVYHEADRHIVEDAIDEALETGGSLDVETRFRTPDGEVRWLHVKGDVDLEDGEAILLRGAVQDITERKERERELQRVRDRMEFALNATDAVVWDWNVDADEASFYPSAESLYGTEVETWEDFVDVIHPEDREEAQQAIETAIETGEPKHEEIRIIRDGEVRWIEAPGHPVQDADGSTRVVGVARDISERKEYERKLEESNERLEQFAYAASHDLQEPLRMVSSYLQLIERRYADDLDEDGREFIEFAVDGADRMRAMIAGLLEYSRVETQGDAFEPVDLETVVADVREDLQLQISESGADVTAGSLPVVEGDENQLRQVFQNLLDNAIEYSGDEPPEVSIDAERDGDRWVISVSDQGIGIDPENAERIFDVFQRLHSHEEHAGTGIGLSLCQRIVERHGGDIWVESEPGEGATFYFTLPVATDREN; this comes from the coding sequence ATGGGAGCACCGGGGTCAACACAGGACGTCACGAGGGATGATGTCCGCGAGTTCTTCAGCCGCCGCGAGGACCCCTCGACACCGTTCTTCACCGAGGAGGTCGCCGAGGCGCTGGAGTGTCCGCCGCGAACGGCGCGGCGCCGTCTCGAGGAACTCGCCGAACGGGGGGAGATACAGACGAAACGACGGGACGACTCGACGGCGATCTGGTGGACGTCTCGGGACGCACTGGCGGGCGACCACCAGCCCGACGAGGAGCAGTTCCGCGCCTTCGTGAGCGCGGTGAAGGACTACGCGATCTTCATGCTCGACCCCGACGGGACGGTCGTCACCTGGAACGAGGGCGCCGAGCGCATCAAGGGCTACTCGGCCCCGGAGATCGTCGGCGAGCACTTCTCGACGTTCTACACGGAGGCCGACCGCGCCGAGAGCGTCCCCGAGACGAACCTCGAGATCGCCGCCGAGGAGGGCCGCGTCGAGGACGAGGGGTGGCGCGTCCGCGCTGACGGCTCGCAGTTCTGGGCGAACGTCACTATCACCGCCATCCGGGACGACGACGGCGAACTCAGAGGGTTCACGAAGGTCACCCGCGACATGACCGAGCGGCGCGAGTACGAACAGCGACTGGAGGCCCAGACCGAGCGGCTCGAACGGCAGCGCGACGACCTCGAGGTGGAACTCGACGACATCTTCGAGCGGATCGACGACGCCTTCTTCGCGCTCGACGAGGAGTTCCAGTTCGAGTACGTCAACGAGCAGTTCGAGTCGTACTTCGGCCGATCGGCGGATGAACTGCTCGGACGGCGACCCTGGGAGGTACTCGACGTCGACGAGTCGAACCCGCTCTTCGAGGAGTTCCGGACCGCGATGGCCACCCAGGAGCCGACGAGCTTCGAGCGCTACTCCGAGCCGCTGGGGATCTGGGCGATGGTCCGGGTCTACCCCTCCGAGACCGGCCTCTCGGTGTACTTCAGGGACATCACGGAGCGCAAGCAGCGCCAGCAGGAACTCGACCGGACGCGGGAGCTGCTGGAGAAGGCCGAGCGCATCGCCGACGTGGGCGGCTGGGAAATCGATCCGGCTACCGAGGAGGTGTTCTGGACCGAGCACCTCTTCGAGATCCTGGAGTTGCCGTACGACGCGGAACCGTCGCTCGACGAGGCGCTCGACGTCTACCACGAGGCCGACCGGCATATCGTCGAGGACGCCATCGACGAGGCGCTCGAAACCGGCGGGTCGCTCGACGTCGAGACCCGGTTCAGGACGCCGGACGGCGAGGTCCGCTGGCTCCACGTCAAGGGCGACGTCGACCTCGAGGACGGCGAGGCCATCCTGCTCCGGGGGGCGGTCCAGGACATCACCGAGCGGAAGGAGCGGGAACGCGAGCTCCAGCGGGTGCGAGACCGCATGGAGTTCGCCCTCAACGCGACCGACGCGGTCGTCTGGGACTGGAACGTCGACGCCGACGAGGCGTCCTTCTACCCATCCGCCGAGTCGCTCTACGGAACCGAGGTCGAGACCTGGGAGGACTTCGTCGACGTGATCCACCCGGAGGACCGCGAGGAGGCCCAGCAGGCCATCGAGACCGCCATCGAGACCGGCGAACCCAAACACGAGGAGATACGGATCATCCGGGACGGGGAGGTGCGGTGGATCGAGGCCCCTGGCCACCCCGTCCAGGACGCCGACGGGTCGACGCGCGTCGTGGGCGTCGCGCGCGACATCTCCGAGCGCAAGGAGTACGAGCGTAAGCTGGAGGAGTCCAACGAGCGCCTCGAGCAGTTCGCCTACGCGGCCTCCCACGACCTCCAGGAACCGCTGCGGATGGTCTCGAGCTACCTGCAGCTCATCGAGCGGCGGTACGCCGACGACCTCGACGAGGACGGCCGGGAGTTCATCGAGTTCGCCGTCGACGGCGCCGACCGGATGCGCGCGATGATCGCGGGCTTGCTCGAGTACTCGCGGGTGGAGACGCAGGGAGACGCCTTCGAGCCGGTCGACCTGGAGACGGTCGTCGCCGACGTCCGCGAGGATCTCCAGCTACAAATCTCGGAGAGCGGCGCCGACGTCACGGCCGGCTCCCTGCCCGTCGTCGAGGGCGACGAGAACCAGCTCCGGCAGGTCTTCCAGAACCTGCTGGACAACGCCATCGAGTACAGCGGCGACGAACCACCGGAGGTCAGTATCGACGCCGAGCGGGACGGCGACAGGTGGGTGATCTCGGTCAGCGACCAGGGCATCGGCATCGATCCCGAGAACGCCGAGCGCATCTTCGACGTGTTCCAGCGACTCCACTCCCACGAGGAACACGCCGGCACCGGCATCGGGCTCTCGCTCTGTCAGCGGATCGTCGAGCGCCACGGCGGCGACATCTGGGTCGAATCGGAACCCGGCGAGGGGGCCACGTTCTACTTCACGCTGCCGGTCGCGACCGACCGAGAGAACTGA
- the gdhB gene encoding glutamate dehydrogenase GdhB gives MSSGTSSPPDETAADPETSETALETARRQLEHAAAELDLDPNVVERLRHPTRVQRVSVPLRRDDGSVEVLTGYRAQHDDARGPFKGGLRFHPHVSEEECVGLAMWMTWKTAVMDLPLGGAKGGIVVNPKTLSPTERERLTRRFAEELRDIVGPNTDIPAPDMGTDPQTMAWFMDAYSVQQGETTPGVVTGKPPEIGGSYGREAAPGRSVAIIVREACRYYDKPMDDLSVAIQGFGSVGANAARLLDSWGADVVAVSDVNGAVHDPSGLPVDEIPSHDEEPEAVTENAETVIANDELLELDVDVLAPCAIGNVITGQNAGAVRADLVVEGANGPVTFAADSILEQRGVPVIPDILANAGGVTVSYFEWLQDINRRKWSRERVNEELENEMVTAWNAVREEYDERDVSWRTAAYILALSRVAKAHELRGLWP, from the coding sequence ATGTCGTCCGGAACCTCCTCGCCGCCAGACGAGACCGCGGCGGACCCCGAGACGTCCGAGACGGCCCTGGAGACCGCCCGCCGGCAGCTCGAACACGCGGCCGCGGAGCTCGACCTCGATCCGAACGTCGTCGAGCGGCTGCGACACCCGACGCGCGTCCAGCGCGTCTCCGTGCCCCTCCGGCGGGACGACGGCTCCGTCGAGGTGCTGACCGGCTACCGCGCCCAGCACGACGACGCCCGCGGGCCGTTCAAGGGCGGCCTCCGGTTCCACCCGCACGTCTCCGAGGAGGAGTGCGTCGGCCTCGCGATGTGGATGACCTGGAAGACCGCCGTGATGGACCTGCCGCTCGGCGGCGCCAAGGGCGGCATAGTGGTGAACCCGAAGACGCTCTCGCCGACCGAGCGCGAGCGGCTGACCCGCCGATTCGCCGAGGAACTCCGCGACATCGTCGGCCCGAACACGGACATCCCGGCGCCCGACATGGGGACGGACCCCCAGACGATGGCGTGGTTCATGGACGCCTACAGCGTCCAGCAGGGAGAGACGACCCCCGGCGTCGTCACCGGGAAGCCCCCCGAGATCGGCGGCAGCTACGGCCGCGAAGCCGCGCCCGGCCGGAGCGTCGCCATCATCGTCCGGGAGGCCTGCCGGTACTACGACAAGCCGATGGATGACCTCTCGGTCGCCATCCAGGGCTTCGGCAGCGTCGGCGCCAACGCGGCCCGTCTGCTCGACAGCTGGGGGGCCGACGTCGTCGCCGTCAGCGACGTCAACGGCGCCGTCCACGACCCCTCCGGGTTACCGGTCGACGAGATCCCCTCCCACGACGAGGAACCCGAGGCGGTCACCGAGAACGCCGAGACGGTCATCGCGAACGACGAACTGCTCGAACTCGACGTGGACGTCCTCGCCCCCTGTGCGATCGGCAACGTCATCACCGGCCAGAACGCCGGCGCGGTCCGGGCGGACCTCGTCGTCGAGGGGGCGAACGGCCCGGTGACCTTCGCCGCCGACTCGATTCTCGAACAGCGGGGCGTCCCGGTCATCCCGGACATCCTCGCGAACGCCGGCGGCGTGACGGTCTCGTACTTCGAGTGGCTCCAGGACATCAACCGCCGGAAGTGGTCCCGCGAGCGCGTCAACGAGGAACTCGAGAACGAGATGGTCACCGCGTGGAACGCCGTCCGCGAGGAGTACGACGAACGGGACGTCTCCTGGCGGACCGCGGCGTACATCCTGGCGCTCTCCCGGGTCGCGAAGGCCCACGAACTCCGCGGACTGTGGCCCTGA
- a CDS encoding rubrerythrin-like domain-containing protein translates to MGRDDTTGGAYEVWDVGADADESVYECTRCGWSERAETSPGTCPKCGNDLRNTAMPIE, encoded by the coding sequence ATGGGACGAGACGATACAACCGGTGGCGCGTACGAGGTCTGGGACGTGGGCGCGGACGCCGACGAGTCCGTCTACGAGTGCACACGCTGCGGCTGGAGCGAGCGCGCCGAGACGAGCCCGGGGACCTGCCCCAAGTGCGGTAACGACCTCCGGAACACCGCGATGCCGATCGAATAA